The following proteins come from a genomic window of Enterobacter chengduensis:
- the tssH gene encoding type VI secretion system ATPase TssH, whose translation MENPAILLRRLNPYCARAMEGAASLCQTRAHAEILPEHWLLKLLEQGEGDLTVLARRYEWDMDSIWQDLLGWLDKQPRSVRHRPQLSENIQSLMQQAWLIASLAGEEHLRSVHLLMALIEKQNLVRCDGLWPLLTLGQSQLERLRPLLDAQSDERPEVQQEAELAQSHGGEVEFVGRPVGAEVKEGELNPALQNALDKFTLDVTAKAKEGKIDPVFGRDTEIRQMVDILSRRRKNNPILVGEPGVGKTALVEGLALRIAEGNVPESLKSVVLRTLDLGLLQAGAGVKGEFEQRLKNVIDAVQQSPVPVLLFIDEAHTIIGAGNQAGGADAANLLKPALARGELRTIAATTWSEYKQYFERDAALERRFQMVKVDEPDDDTACLMLRGLKSRFAEHHGVHITDDAVRAAVTLSRRYLTGRQLPDKAVDLLDTASARVRMSLDTVPEALTQYRAQLTALDIEKQALLEDIALGNNQHGERLAAIEQQQNDLIVELDELESQYGRELSLTEQLLEVRQDISRQTDINRLQNQLSALQGCTPLLLLDVDTRTVANVIADWTGVPLSSLMKDEQTELLVLENELGKRVVGQDVALNAITQRLRAAKTGLTSENGPQGVFLLVGPSGVGKTETALALADVLYGGEKSLITINLSEYQEPHTVSQLKGSPPGYVGYGQGGILTEAVRKRPYSVVLLDEVEKAHRDVMNLFYQVFDRGFMRDGEGREIDFRNTVILMTSNLGSDHLMQLLDEQPDASESDLHELLRPILRDHFQPALLARFQTVIYRPLNEPAMRTIVEMKLSQVSKRLQRHYGLTTHIGDSLYDTLTVACLLPDTGARNVDSLLNQQILPVLSQQLLTHMAAKQKPHSLTLGWDEEEGIVLEFDAAQNKQQEITDD comes from the coding sequence ATGGAAAATCCAGCCATCCTGTTACGTCGTCTGAATCCTTACTGTGCCCGAGCGATGGAAGGCGCAGCTTCGCTCTGTCAGACCCGTGCCCATGCCGAAATTCTGCCGGAGCACTGGCTGCTGAAGCTGCTGGAGCAGGGGGAAGGTGACCTGACGGTACTGGCTCGACGCTACGAATGGGATATGGACAGCATCTGGCAGGATTTACTGGGCTGGCTGGATAAACAACCGCGCTCGGTGCGCCATCGGCCGCAGCTCTCAGAAAACATTCAGTCGCTGATGCAGCAAGCCTGGCTGATAGCCTCACTGGCGGGTGAAGAACATCTCCGCAGCGTTCATTTGTTGATGGCCCTGATTGAGAAACAAAATCTGGTGCGCTGCGACGGCCTGTGGCCTTTGCTGACCCTGGGCCAGAGTCAGCTCGAGCGCTTGCGGCCTTTGCTTGATGCGCAGTCAGATGAACGTCCTGAAGTGCAGCAGGAAGCGGAGCTGGCGCAAAGCCATGGTGGAGAAGTGGAGTTCGTCGGGCGCCCTGTGGGTGCAGAAGTAAAAGAGGGAGAACTCAACCCTGCTTTGCAGAACGCACTGGATAAATTCACCCTTGATGTCACCGCCAAAGCGAAGGAAGGGAAGATCGATCCTGTGTTTGGTCGTGACACCGAAATCCGCCAGATGGTGGATATCCTCTCTCGTCGCCGCAAAAACAATCCGATTCTGGTCGGCGAGCCGGGTGTCGGCAAAACCGCACTGGTTGAAGGCCTGGCGCTCAGAATTGCCGAAGGCAATGTGCCAGAATCGCTCAAATCCGTGGTGCTTCGCACGCTTGACCTCGGCCTGCTGCAGGCGGGCGCGGGTGTGAAGGGAGAATTTGAACAGCGTCTGAAAAACGTCATTGATGCAGTACAGCAGTCCCCGGTACCCGTTCTGTTGTTTATTGACGAGGCGCATACCATCATCGGTGCAGGCAACCAGGCAGGTGGCGCGGATGCAGCCAACCTACTGAAGCCCGCGCTGGCGCGTGGTGAACTCCGGACGATTGCGGCCACCACCTGGTCTGAATACAAACAATACTTTGAGCGCGATGCAGCTCTGGAGCGCCGCTTCCAGATGGTGAAAGTCGATGAGCCGGATGACGACACTGCCTGCCTGATGCTGCGTGGCCTGAAATCCCGCTTTGCCGAACATCACGGTGTGCACATCACTGATGATGCAGTCCGCGCGGCAGTCACGCTTTCCCGCCGCTATCTGACGGGCCGCCAGTTGCCGGATAAAGCCGTTGATCTGCTGGATACCGCCAGCGCCCGCGTGCGCATGAGTCTCGACACCGTGCCTGAAGCGCTGACGCAGTACCGCGCACAGCTCACCGCTCTGGACATTGAGAAGCAGGCGCTGCTGGAAGATATCGCGCTAGGCAACAATCAGCACGGCGAACGTCTGGCGGCGATTGAACAGCAGCAGAACGATCTGATCGTCGAACTCGACGAACTGGAAAGCCAGTACGGTCGCGAGCTGAGCCTGACGGAACAGTTGCTCGAAGTGCGCCAGGACATCAGCCGGCAGACGGATATCAACCGCCTGCAAAACCAGCTCTCCGCGTTGCAGGGCTGCACGCCGTTGCTGTTGCTGGATGTCGACACCCGCACCGTGGCGAACGTGATTGCCGACTGGACCGGCGTACCGCTCTCCTCGCTGATGAAGGATGAACAGACCGAACTGCTGGTGCTGGAAAATGAACTCGGCAAACGCGTGGTTGGACAGGATGTGGCGCTGAATGCCATTACCCAACGCCTGCGTGCCGCGAAAACCGGGCTGACGTCAGAGAACGGTCCGCAGGGCGTGTTCCTGCTGGTCGGTCCGAGTGGTGTCGGTAAAACTGAGACCGCGTTGGCGCTTGCGGATGTGCTGTACGGCGGTGAGAAATCCCTGATTACCATCAACCTCTCTGAATACCAGGAGCCGCACACGGTTTCGCAGCTGAAGGGCTCCCCTCCGGGCTACGTTGGCTACGGGCAGGGCGGTATTCTGACCGAAGCCGTGCGCAAGCGTCCGTACAGCGTTGTGCTGCTGGATGAAGTGGAAAAAGCGCACCGCGATGTCATGAATCTGTTCTACCAGGTTTTCGACCGCGGCTTTATGCGCGACGGTGAAGGGCGTGAAATCGACTTCCGTAATACCGTTATTCTGATGACCTCTAACCTCGGCAGCGACCACCTCATGCAGCTGCTGGATGAGCAACCGGATGCCAGTGAAAGCGACCTGCATGAACTGCTGCGCCCGATCCTGCGTGACCACTTCCAGCCTGCGCTGCTGGCCCGTTTCCAGACCGTGATTTATCGCCCGCTGAATGAACCCGCCATGCGCACCATTGTGGAGATGAAGCTCAGCCAGGTCAGCAAGCGCTTACAACGCCATTACGGCCTGACCACGCATATTGGTGACAGCCTGTATGACACGCTGACGGTCGCCTGCCTGCTGCCGGACACCGGTGCGCGCAACGTCGACAGCCTGCTCAACCAGCAAATCCTGCCGGTACTGAGTCAGCAGCTACTTACTCACATGGCCGCGAAGCAGAAACCGCACAGTCTGACGCTTGGATGGGATGAGGAAGAGGGCATCGTGCTGGAGTTTGACGCCGCGCAGAATAAACAGCAGGAGATAACCGATGACTGA
- the ypdK gene encoding membrane protein YpdK, with translation MKYFFMGISVIVLVWAGTFALMI, from the coding sequence GTGAAATATTTCTTTATGGGCATTTCGGTGATTGTTTTAGTCTGGGCCGGAACCTTTGCCCTCATGATCTAG
- the tssB gene encoding type VI secretion system contractile sheath small subunit, with protein sequence MADSFQNEVPKARINLKLDLHTGGASKKMELPLKLLVAGDFSNGQDSATISEREKINITKNNFDSVLSEYSPKVNLVVKNTLSDDGGEDNIQLTFQSMKDFTPEQVAAQIPQLKAMLAMRNLLRDLKANLLDNQTFRKELEKIVLDQSLSAELRNELSALASKKP encoded by the coding sequence ATGGCTGACAGTTTTCAGAATGAAGTGCCTAAGGCACGTATTAACCTGAAGCTTGACCTGCATACGGGCGGGGCAAGTAAGAAAATGGAACTACCGCTGAAATTACTGGTTGCGGGTGATTTCAGTAACGGGCAGGACTCTGCGACAATATCTGAGCGTGAAAAAATTAACATCACCAAAAATAATTTTGATAGCGTTCTTTCCGAATATTCCCCAAAAGTTAATCTGGTTGTTAAAAATACGCTGTCTGACGACGGTGGTGAGGACAACATTCAGCTGACTTTCCAGAGCATGAAAGATTTCACGCCAGAACAAGTGGCTGCTCAGATACCGCAGCTGAAGGCGATGCTGGCGATGCGCAACTTGCTTCGCGATCTCAAGGCCAACCTGTTGGATAACCAGACTTTCCGAAAAGAGCTGGAAAAAATCGTTCTGGACCAGTCGCTTAGTGCTGAGCTGCGAAATGAACTCTCAGCCCTGGCATCAAAAAAACCTTAA
- a CDS encoding Hcp family type VI secretion system effector produces the protein MAIPVYLWLKDDGGADIKGSVDVQDRDGSIEVVAQEHKLYIPTDNNTGKLTGTRIHTPFLFTKEIDSSSPYLYKAVTTGQTLKSAEFKWYKINDAGQEVEYFNTKLENVKVVKVNPEMYDIKDPSKEKHNHLERVELRYEKITWTYKDGNIIHSDSWNERATA, from the coding sequence ATGGCAATTCCTGTTTATCTTTGGCTGAAAGACGACGGCGGCGCGGACATCAAAGGGTCTGTAGACGTTCAGGATCGTGACGGCAGCATCGAAGTGGTGGCTCAGGAACATAAACTGTACATCCCGACCGATAACAACACCGGCAAGCTGACCGGCACTCGTATCCACACGCCGTTCCTGTTCACTAAGGAAATCGATTCCTCCAGCCCGTATCTGTACAAAGCGGTGACCACCGGCCAGACCCTGAAGTCTGCGGAATTCAAGTGGTACAAAATCAACGACGCGGGTCAGGAAGTGGAGTACTTCAACACCAAACTGGAAAACGTGAAGGTCGTGAAGGTAAATCCTGAAATGTATGACATCAAGGATCCTTCTAAAGAGAAGCACAACCACCTGGAACGCGTTGAACTGCGTTACGAAAAAATCACCTGGACCTACAAAGACGGCAACATCATTCATTCCGATTCCTGGAACGAACGCGCCACGGCGTAA
- the tssC gene encoding type VI secretion system contractile sheath large subunit, with product MLMSVQNNITGGESVVLERPAAGGVYASLFEKINLSPVSELSALDIWQDAQAMSDATADERLTAGMQVFLECLTKAGSKVEKLDKSLIDHHIAELDYQISRQLDAVMHHDEFQAVESLWRGVKSLVDKTDFRQNVKIELLSMSKEDLRQDFEDSPEIVQSGLYKHTYIDEYDTPGGEPIAALISAYEFDASAQDVALLRNISKVSAAAHMPFIGSAGPKFFLKESMEDVAAIKDIGNYFDRAEYIKWKSFRDTDDARYIGLVMPRVLGRLPYGPDTVPVRSFNYVEEVKGPDHDKYLWTNASFAFASNMVRSFINNGWCVQIRGPQAGGAVQDLPIHLYDLGTGNQVKIPSEVMIPETREFEFANLGFIPLSYYKNRDYACFFSANSTQKPALYDTADATANSRINARLPYIFLLSRIAHYLKLIQRENIGTTKDRRLLELELNTWVRSLVTEMTDPGDELQASHPLRDAKVVVEDIEDNPGFFRVKLYAIPHFQVEGMDVNLSLVSQMPKAKS from the coding sequence ATGCTCATGTCTGTACAAAATAATATTACTGGCGGTGAAAGCGTGGTGCTGGAACGTCCCGCTGCAGGTGGGGTTTACGCCTCCCTGTTTGAGAAAATCAATCTGAGCCCTGTCTCCGAACTGAGCGCGCTGGACATCTGGCAAGATGCGCAGGCCATGTCAGATGCGACCGCTGATGAGCGTCTGACTGCAGGTATGCAGGTCTTTCTGGAATGTCTGACCAAAGCCGGCTCGAAGGTCGAAAAACTCGATAAAAGCCTGATCGATCACCACATCGCTGAGCTGGATTATCAGATTAGCCGCCAGCTGGACGCGGTTATGCACCATGACGAGTTTCAGGCGGTTGAAAGCCTGTGGCGCGGTGTGAAGTCGCTGGTTGATAAAACAGATTTTCGCCAGAACGTGAAAATTGAGCTGCTGAGTATGTCTAAAGAAGACCTGCGTCAGGACTTTGAAGACAGCCCGGAAATCGTCCAGAGTGGTCTGTATAAGCACACCTACATTGATGAATACGACACCCCGGGCGGCGAGCCAATTGCGGCGCTGATTTCCGCTTACGAGTTCGATGCTTCAGCGCAGGATGTCGCGCTGCTGCGCAACATCTCTAAAGTGTCCGCTGCTGCACACATGCCGTTTATCGGCTCGGCAGGCCCGAAATTCTTCCTGAAAGAATCCATGGAAGACGTTGCCGCGATTAAAGATATTGGTAACTATTTTGACCGCGCCGAGTACATCAAGTGGAAATCGTTCCGCGATACGGACGACGCTCGCTACATCGGTCTGGTGATGCCGCGCGTGCTGGGACGTTTACCGTATGGCCCGGATACCGTTCCGGTTCGCAGCTTCAACTATGTCGAAGAAGTCAAAGGTCCGGATCACGACAAATATCTGTGGACCAATGCATCTTTTGCCTTCGCGTCCAACATGGTGCGCAGCTTTATTAATAATGGCTGGTGCGTACAAATCCGTGGCCCGCAGGCCGGCGGTGCGGTCCAGGATCTGCCTATCCATCTGTATGACCTGGGTACCGGCAATCAGGTGAAAATCCCGAGTGAAGTGATGATCCCTGAAACGCGCGAATTCGAATTCGCGAATCTGGGCTTCATTCCTTTGTCCTACTACAAAAACCGCGACTACGCCTGCTTCTTCTCGGCCAACTCCACTCAGAAACCGGCGCTGTATGACACCGCGGATGCAACGGCTAACAGCCGCATCAACGCGCGCCTGCCGTACATCTTCCTGCTGTCGCGTATCGCCCATTACCTGAAGCTGATCCAGCGTGAAAACATCGGTACCACGAAGGATCGCCGGCTGCTTGAACTGGAGCTGAATACCTGGGTCCGCAGCCTGGTGACTGAAATGACCGATCCGGGTGACGAGCTGCAGGCGTCTCACCCGCTGCGTGATGCGAAAGTGGTTGTTGAAGATATTGAAGACAACCCGGGCTTCTTCCGCGTGAAGCTGTACGCGATCCCGCACTTCCAGGTTGAAGGCATGGACGTCAACCTGTCGCTGGTTTCCCAGATGCCGAAAGCGAAATCGTAA
- a CDS encoding OmpA family protein, whose amino-acid sequence MRGKTVVRAALPVVLCLAAVLWLVWGFLTWLVAGKAILTLVVLLVAGMLARRRYRQQQPVQLADEAGIFPPDSHTGPVVLVCGDVGDSMFAAGQTRGTAQGWYIRVTELAGLTPFAERLLARTPTMAGQLAVMFRCLPDQHEDEALLRASLKALRLQMKLLRDLTGYSVPVVLSTEFSGPETPWIVVRGDTALVCPEDESAVTLSEWQQSPQAAFIQPYLVQATTLLHSVMLSELGKGDRLYPAVRPFAVTLRLGSIFTSRAALWPQLLFRQTRIAPAGHVTACEPRWHFADSVLPLLAPYTTPLQGGKTGRRVVIVLLLCALGAIVLSVRHNLSLIRKVSADLQRWQVIPMSYYVPKAQALLALQQDALLLERWQRQGEPLRYGLGLYSGNRLWLAVQQAIDTYVPPPPPTKPKPTPVPKIVRLDSMSLFDSGKSELKSGSTKMLVNSLVGIKAKPGWLIVVSGYTDNTGNPQLNQTLSLKRAESVRNWMRDTGDVPESCFAVQGYGQDRPVATNDTTEGRALNRRVEISLVPQADACRIPGKPSASSQDDDASQHNGE is encoded by the coding sequence ATGCGTGGAAAAACAGTCGTCCGGGCTGCTCTGCCGGTAGTGCTCTGCCTTGCCGCCGTGTTGTGGCTGGTATGGGGATTCCTGACCTGGCTGGTTGCCGGGAAAGCCATCCTGACTCTGGTGGTCTTGCTGGTTGCGGGCATGCTTGCCCGTCGCCGTTACCGTCAACAGCAACCAGTACAACTGGCTGATGAGGCCGGAATTTTCCCGCCCGACAGTCATACCGGACCGGTGGTGCTGGTCTGCGGGGATGTGGGTGATAGCATGTTCGCAGCAGGGCAGACACGTGGCACAGCGCAGGGCTGGTATATCCGGGTAACGGAACTGGCCGGACTCACGCCTTTTGCAGAGCGTCTACTGGCCCGCACCCCGACGATGGCTGGCCAACTCGCCGTGATGTTCCGCTGTCTGCCGGACCAGCATGAAGATGAGGCACTGTTGCGCGCTTCCCTGAAGGCGTTGCGCCTGCAGATGAAGCTGTTGCGGGACCTGACCGGCTATAGCGTGCCGGTTGTCCTGAGTACCGAATTCAGCGGTCCGGAAACACCCTGGATAGTGGTGCGGGGAGATACGGCCCTGGTGTGTCCGGAAGATGAATCTGCCGTCACCCTCAGTGAATGGCAGCAGTCCCCGCAGGCGGCCTTTATTCAGCCGTATCTGGTTCAGGCGACAACGCTGCTTCACTCCGTGATGCTGAGTGAACTGGGCAAAGGGGACAGGCTGTATCCGGCCGTACGACCATTTGCAGTGACCCTGCGTCTCGGATCGATATTCACCTCGAGAGCCGCGCTGTGGCCACAGTTATTGTTCCGCCAGACCCGCATTGCCCCTGCCGGCCATGTCACTGCCTGTGAACCTCGGTGGCATTTTGCCGATTCGGTACTCCCTCTGCTGGCCCCTTATACCACCCCATTGCAGGGTGGGAAAACCGGGCGTCGGGTTGTGATAGTTCTGCTGTTATGCGCCCTCGGTGCAATAGTCCTATCCGTGCGGCATAACCTGTCGCTTATCCGCAAGGTAAGCGCCGACCTTCAGCGCTGGCAGGTTATCCCAATGAGCTACTATGTTCCGAAAGCACAGGCCCTGCTTGCCCTGCAGCAGGACGCATTGTTGCTGGAGCGCTGGCAGCGTCAGGGAGAACCCCTTCGTTACGGGCTAGGACTTTATTCTGGCAACCGCCTGTGGCTGGCGGTGCAGCAGGCTATTGATACCTATGTGCCTCCACCGCCACCAACAAAACCGAAGCCAACGCCCGTACCGAAAATTGTTCGTCTCGACAGCATGTCGCTGTTTGATTCCGGTAAATCTGAGCTGAAAAGCGGTTCGACCAAAATGCTGGTCAATTCTCTGGTGGGGATCAAGGCCAAACCGGGATGGCTGATCGTGGTCAGTGGTTACACCGACAACACCGGTAATCCGCAACTGAATCAGACGCTGTCCCTGAAGCGTGCGGAGTCGGTACGCAACTGGATGCGAGATACCGGCGATGTGCCGGAAAGCTGTTTTGCGGTTCAGGGATACGGTCAGGACCGTCCCGTCGCAACCAATGACACAACGGAAGGGCGTGCGCTTAACCGCCGTGTCGAAATCAGTCTGGTTCCGCAGGCCGATGCCTGCCGGATACCGGGCAAACCCTCAGCGTCATCGCAGGATGATGACGCTTCACAACACAATGGAGAGTAA
- the tssK gene encoding type VI secretion system baseplate subunit TssK yields the protein MKIHRPLWNEGALLAPQQFQQQSEWDAFSRAGIAARGNAFPWGVGRIELDDAMLASGRVQAQSLRLWFPDDTLIDTRFSDLPPEPREIEAPTSASNAQVTVYVALPVMQAGIVNVQTDTVPAERPLRYREAWETIADRFGEEEESMAVARFNLAFRFGHEDNSAWDTCAIARLLEDGEGGWRQDPDFIPPMALFSASRRLCERLALLNRQLRSRRQRLMSMRRESNDRMADFAVSDVSLFWLLNALNSHARVLSEYERFPDRHPEQVWAELARLAGSMLTFSLEHDLDAIPCYDHRAPEKTFPPLFDLISELLEASLPSRVVAVRMDRMDPETWKAVLHDIRLRDEADFYLSVRASHPAWQIAERFAEMCIAGAPANVDEVSGVAVEGIGLIALSRVPAALPVRLENQYFVLDMESDSAREMLDQGVCVFYVPSLLGELELELFAVLRS from the coding sequence ATGAAAATTCATCGTCCGTTATGGAATGAAGGGGCGCTTCTGGCCCCTCAGCAGTTTCAGCAGCAGTCTGAATGGGATGCATTTTCCCGCGCCGGTATTGCCGCCCGCGGAAATGCTTTCCCTTGGGGCGTTGGGCGGATTGAGCTGGATGACGCGATGCTGGCCTCCGGCCGCGTACAGGCACAGTCGCTTCGTCTTTGGTTCCCGGATGACACGCTTATTGATACCCGGTTCAGCGACCTGCCACCGGAGCCGCGTGAAATCGAGGCACCGACTTCTGCCAGCAATGCCCAGGTGACGGTGTATGTGGCGTTACCGGTGATGCAGGCCGGGATCGTAAATGTGCAGACGGACACGGTACCAGCGGAGCGTCCGCTGCGCTATCGGGAAGCCTGGGAAACGATCGCCGATCGTTTCGGTGAGGAAGAAGAGTCGATGGCTGTGGCCCGCTTTAATCTGGCATTCCGTTTCGGACATGAAGATAACAGTGCCTGGGATACCTGCGCCATTGCCCGTCTGTTGGAGGACGGGGAGGGGGGCTGGCGTCAGGATCCGGATTTTATCCCGCCTATGGCACTGTTCTCGGCCAGTCGTAGACTGTGCGAACGACTGGCGCTGTTAAACCGTCAGCTGCGCTCGCGCCGTCAGCGCCTGATGTCCATGCGCCGCGAGAGCAATGACCGGATGGCCGATTTCGCTGTCTCTGACGTATCACTGTTCTGGCTGCTCAATGCTCTGAACTCCCATGCCCGTGTACTTTCTGAATATGAACGCTTTCCGGATCGTCACCCTGAGCAGGTCTGGGCCGAGCTGGCGCGTCTTGCTGGCAGTATGCTGACCTTCTCGCTTGAACACGATCTGGATGCCATTCCGTGTTATGACCACCGTGCGCCAGAAAAAACCTTCCCGCCGCTGTTTGACCTCATCAGTGAGCTGTTGGAAGCAAGCCTGCCATCACGCGTGGTTGCGGTCAGAATGGACAGGATGGATCCGGAAACCTGGAAAGCGGTACTACATGATATTCGTCTGCGCGATGAAGCGGATTTTTACCTTTCTGTACGAGCCAGTCACCCGGCATGGCAAATTGCAGAACGGTTTGCAGAGATGTGTATTGCCGGTGCCCCGGCGAATGTCGATGAAGTATCCGGCGTGGCAGTCGAAGGAATTGGCCTCATTGCCCTGAGCCGTGTACCGGCAGCGCTGCCGGTGCGTCTGGAGAACCAGTACTTTGTGCTGGACATGGAGAGTGATTCGGCTCGCGAAATGCTGGATCAGGGGGTGTGCGTATTCTACGTTCCATCCCTGCTCGGCGAGCTGGAGCTGGAACTGTTTGCGGTGCTGCGCTCATGA
- the lpxP gene encoding kdo(2)-lipid IV(A) palmitoleoyltransferase, which translates to MLSQSKFQRAFLHPRYWFTWFGLGVLWLLVQLPYPVLRLLGSKLGSASRVFLKRRESIARKNIELCFPQYNAEEREKLIAENFKSIGMALLETGMAWFWPDERVRKWFDVEGLDNLKRAQMQKRGVMVVGVHFMSLELGGRVMGLCQPMMATYRPHNSALMEWVQTRGRMRSNKAMISRNNLRGMVGALKKGEAVWFAPDQDYGRKGSSFAPFFAVKDVATTNGTFVISRLSGASMLTVTMVRKADKSGYRLHISPEMANYPENECEAAAFINKVIETEIMRAPEQYLWMHRRFKTRPLGEASLYI; encoded by the coding sequence ATTTTGTCTCAATCCAAATTTCAACGTGCGTTTTTACACCCGCGTTACTGGTTCACATGGTTTGGTCTTGGCGTTCTCTGGCTGCTGGTTCAACTTCCGTACCCTGTCCTGCGTTTGCTGGGGTCAAAACTGGGCAGCGCATCCCGCGTTTTCCTTAAACGTCGCGAATCCATCGCGCGTAAAAATATTGAGCTGTGTTTTCCGCAGTACAATGCCGAAGAACGCGAGAAACTCATCGCGGAAAACTTCAAGTCTATCGGCATGGCGCTGCTTGAAACCGGCATGGCCTGGTTCTGGCCAGATGAGCGTGTTCGCAAGTGGTTTGACGTGGAAGGGCTGGATAACCTTAAACGCGCGCAGATGCAAAAACGCGGCGTGATGGTCGTCGGCGTTCACTTTATGTCCCTGGAGCTGGGCGGCCGCGTGATGGGGCTTTGTCAGCCAATGATGGCAACCTACAGACCGCACAACAGCGCGCTCATGGAGTGGGTTCAGACCCGTGGCCGCATGCGTTCCAATAAGGCGATGATCAGCCGTAATAACCTGCGCGGCATGGTCGGTGCCCTCAAGAAGGGAGAGGCCGTCTGGTTTGCTCCCGATCAGGATTATGGACGTAAAGGCAGCAGCTTTGCGCCCTTCTTTGCGGTGAAAGACGTGGCGACCACGAACGGCACTTTTGTCATTTCGCGTCTGTCGGGTGCCTCTATGCTGACCGTGACAATGGTGAGAAAAGCAGATAAATCAGGCTATCGTCTGCACATCTCCCCTGAGATGGCTAACTATCCGGAAAACGAGTGTGAAGCCGCGGCGTTTATCAATAAAGTCATCGAAACTGAAATCATGCGTGCGCCAGAGCAGTATCTGTGGATGCATCGTCGTTTCAAAACCCGTCCTCTTGGCGAAGCCTCGCTCTATATCTAA
- the tssL gene encoding type VI secretion system protein TssL, short form produces the protein MNKVIDIDALMAQTWLTVAQLRHGGQVTDGPALYAACKAQVESVREALERAGLDAESIDHITYAQCALLDETVMNRKSVGLRAENTEVAVSADTAPDVLNMALDAGQRAWRSAPLQAVYFGSLRAGGALYDRISEVLRQPAPEPAVLTCYHRVLALGFQGQYSLSGVGQSQRDEVIAALNERVPPLESGTSLVVQKTGRRRYNLLRSVWFWIVLAVILTGVVWLGGHLWLQDLLRQQLPEQP, from the coding sequence ATGAATAAGGTTATCGATATTGATGCCCTGATGGCGCAGACCTGGCTAACCGTGGCTCAATTGCGTCACGGAGGGCAGGTGACGGATGGCCCTGCGCTGTATGCGGCCTGCAAAGCACAGGTGGAAAGCGTACGCGAGGCGCTGGAGCGCGCCGGGCTGGATGCTGAAAGTATTGATCACATCACTTATGCCCAGTGCGCCCTGCTGGACGAAACAGTCATGAACCGTAAGTCGGTAGGGTTGCGAGCAGAAAATACGGAGGTGGCTGTTTCTGCTGACACTGCCCCCGATGTGCTGAATATGGCCCTTGATGCCGGGCAGCGCGCCTGGCGCTCTGCACCACTGCAGGCAGTTTACTTCGGATCCCTGAGAGCAGGCGGGGCCTTGTATGATCGTATCTCTGAGGTGCTGCGTCAGCCTGCACCGGAGCCTGCTGTGCTGACCTGCTACCACCGGGTGCTGGCGCTAGGGTTTCAGGGGCAATATAGCCTCTCTGGTGTCGGGCAGTCACAGCGTGATGAGGTGATCGCAGCCCTGAATGAGCGAGTGCCACCGCTGGAAAGCGGGACATCACTGGTGGTTCAGAAGACCGGTCGCCGTCGTTATAACCTGCTGCGATCCGTCTGGTTCTGGATTGTGCTGGCGGTGATCCTGACCGGTGTGGTGTGGCTGGGTGGTCATTTGTGGTTGCAGGATCTGCTGCGCCAGCAACTGCCGGAGCAGCCCTGA